In Alkalihalobacillus sp. FSL W8-0930, a single window of DNA contains:
- a CDS encoding glycosyltransferase family 2 protein, translated as MITISLCMIVKNEEKLLGRCLDTVKHIVDEINILDTGSTDGTEELARTYTDRVFFYKWTDSYAAARNEAFKHATKEYILYLDADDVLLKEDQEKLLKLKETLDPSVDSVSMYYDNGVDDEGNVALRYRRNRLVKRSKNFLWGGDAHEYLNVFGNIINSDISITHKKEFTPEKVSSNLGVIYSIFQQKEEAGEEFSARDYFYYGNELREKGKCEKAIEQYNLHIKKGDGWIEDTFHACIGKADCYRALNQVDEELKALFDSFLYTRTPRPEACSRIGYNYQTRAFYLDAIYWYEVAAKLKPDPDQWSFSYPAYSTWYPNLQLCVCYYRTGDKQKSYEKNELARGYRPKDATILANKKLLENELGLTKQDSND; from the coding sequence ATGATTACGATCAGCTTATGTATGATTGTAAAGAACGAAGAAAAATTACTTGGACGTTGCCTTGATACGGTGAAGCATATTGTTGATGAGATTAATATTCTGGACACAGGTTCTACAGATGGGACGGAAGAATTGGCGCGAACCTACACCGATCGAGTTTTTTTCTACAAATGGACTGATAGCTATGCAGCAGCTAGAAATGAAGCATTTAAGCATGCAACGAAAGAGTACATTCTTTACTTAGATGCGGATGATGTCTTGCTCAAAGAAGATCAAGAGAAATTACTTAAACTTAAAGAAACGTTGGATCCCTCTGTTGATTCCGTATCCATGTATTATGATAATGGCGTTGATGACGAGGGCAATGTGGCTCTTAGGTACCGCAGGAATCGGCTAGTAAAAAGATCGAAGAATTTCCTCTGGGGAGGAGATGCTCACGAGTACTTAAACGTGTTTGGTAACATCATTAATTCCGACATTTCCATTACACACAAAAAAGAATTTACCCCTGAAAAGGTAAGCAGTAATTTAGGAGTAATTTATTCTATTTTCCAACAGAAAGAAGAGGCCGGCGAAGAATTTTCTGCAAGAGATTACTTTTATTATGGAAATGAATTAAGAGAGAAAGGAAAATGTGAAAAGGCTATTGAGCAATACAATCTCCACATTAAGAAAGGTGACGGATGGATTGAAGATACGTTCCATGCCTGCATTGGGAAAGCAGATTGCTACCGGGCATTAAATCAAGTTGATGAAGAACTTAAAGCATTATTTGATTCATTTCTTTACACTAGAACACCTAGGCCCGAAGCCTGTTCACGAATAGGGTACAACTATCAGACAAGAGCGTTTTATCTAGATGCCATCTATTGGTACGAAGTGGCTGCGAAATTAAAACCGGACCCAGATCAATGGAGTTTTAGTTACCCGGCGTATTCAACATGGTATCCAAACCTTCAACTATGTGTTTGTTATTATCGAACAGGAGATAAACAAAAGTCTTATGAAAAGAATGAACTCGCTCGTGGCTATCGACCAAAGGATGCAACAATTTTAGCAAATAAAAAACTCCTTGAAAATGAGCTTGGATTAACAAAACAAGATTCAAACGATTAG